One genomic window of Pseudomonas aeruginosa includes the following:
- a CDS encoding TauD/TfdA family dioxygenase: MERTAPSLTGRGFARPRNLSPRSSEALVRRPAAERDGLPLLIEAQAPGLSLADWIREQGQSLHDDLNLAGGLLLRGFEVDSAERFRAAAAAFAPQLLDYKERSSPRSQVSGEVYTSTEHPVDQPIFLHNEQSYTADWPLYIMFHCQVAPLEGGATPVAANRLVLRHLPDELLERFGRLGILYVRNYRAGLGLSWREAFQTDSRAEVEAFCAEHRIAHAWIGDEHLRTWQRRAAFQRHPYTGERLWFNHGMFFHATSLEPGLRDALLRSVAEEDLPYQTYYGDGSPIEAQTLATIRSAIDRETRRFDWRVGDVLILDNMLAQHGREPFRGPRRILTIMSTPYSSLAPADVPPTPSRLALGGAA; this comes from the coding sequence ATGGAACGAACAGCTCCCAGTCTCACCGGTCGCGGCTTCGCCCGGCCGCGCAATCTCAGCCCGCGCAGCAGCGAGGCGCTGGTGCGGCGCCCGGCGGCGGAGCGCGACGGCCTGCCGCTGCTGATCGAGGCACAGGCTCCCGGCCTGTCCCTGGCCGACTGGATTCGCGAGCAGGGCCAGTCCCTGCACGACGACCTGAACCTGGCTGGCGGCCTGTTGCTGAGAGGCTTCGAGGTCGACTCGGCAGAGCGCTTCCGCGCAGCCGCCGCTGCCTTCGCCCCGCAACTGCTCGACTACAAGGAGCGTTCCTCGCCGCGTAGCCAGGTCAGCGGCGAGGTCTACACCTCCACCGAGCATCCGGTGGACCAGCCGATCTTCCTGCATAACGAGCAGTCCTATACCGCCGACTGGCCGCTGTACATCATGTTCCATTGCCAGGTCGCGCCGCTCGAGGGCGGCGCCACCCCGGTGGCGGCCAACCGGCTGGTGCTCCGCCACCTGCCGGACGAATTGCTGGAACGCTTCGGGCGCCTGGGCATCCTCTACGTGCGCAACTACCGCGCCGGCCTCGGCCTGTCCTGGCGCGAAGCGTTCCAGACCGACAGCCGCGCCGAGGTCGAGGCGTTCTGCGCTGAGCACCGGATCGCCCATGCCTGGATCGGCGACGAGCACCTGCGCACCTGGCAGAGGCGCGCGGCGTTCCAACGCCACCCGTATACCGGCGAGCGCCTGTGGTTCAACCACGGCATGTTCTTCCATGCCACCAGTCTCGAGCCGGGCCTGCGCGATGCGCTGCTGCGCAGCGTCGCCGAGGAAGACCTGCCGTACCAGACCTACTACGGCGATGGCAGCCCGATCGAGGCGCAGACCCTGGCGACCATCCGCAGCGCCATAGACCGCGAGACGCGGCGCTTCGACTGGCGCGTGGGCGACGTGCTGATCCTCGACAACATGCTCGCCCAGCACGGCCGCGAGCCGTTCCGCGGGCCGCGACGGATCCTCACCATCATGTCCACGCCGTATTCCAGCCTGGCGCCCGCCGACGTCCCGCCGACACCTTCGCGCCTGGCGCTCGGAGGTGCCGCATGA
- a CDS encoding TauD/TfdA family dioxygenase, giving the protein MSASFSAPRLRPRQLSAGDLVEESLLDPANDYLRIVRARQPGMDLRQWIAAAGAGLRDSLLRHGGILFRGFAVDGAEGFSQAVQSFSPNMLDYLERAAARQEVAHRVFTSTEFSPDGWIPPHHEMSYSHNWPSYIHFYCQTPPATQGRTPLADERRVSARIPEAIRQRFLRHGVCYVRNYGPEIDLTWQEGFQTDSRAEVEAYCRQTGTQWTWLDDQRLNTRQVRQAMVRHPLSGETLWFNHAHMFHVSNMPPALARALLDEVGEQGLPRNAYYGDGSPIEAEVLDTIRAAYREETRAFAWERGDVLMLDNFISVHGREPYTGERKVLVAMTDLHVHQP; this is encoded by the coding sequence ATGAGCGCCTCGTTCAGCGCGCCGCGCCTGCGCCCCCGGCAGCTCTCGGCCGGCGACCTGGTGGAGGAAAGCCTGCTCGACCCGGCCAACGACTACCTGCGCATCGTCCGCGCGCGCCAGCCGGGCATGGACCTGCGGCAATGGATCGCCGCCGCCGGCGCAGGGCTGCGCGACAGCCTGCTGCGGCATGGCGGCATCCTGTTTCGTGGCTTCGCGGTAGACGGAGCGGAGGGCTTCTCCCAGGCGGTACAAAGCTTTTCGCCGAACATGCTCGACTACCTGGAGCGCGCGGCGGCACGCCAGGAAGTGGCGCACCGGGTGTTCACCTCCACCGAGTTCTCGCCGGACGGCTGGATTCCGCCGCACCACGAGATGTCCTACTCGCACAACTGGCCGAGCTATATCCACTTCTACTGCCAGACACCGCCCGCCACCCAGGGCCGCACGCCCCTGGCCGACGAGCGCCGGGTCAGCGCTCGGATACCCGAGGCGATCAGGCAGCGCTTCCTCCGCCATGGGGTGTGCTACGTGCGCAACTACGGGCCGGAGATCGACCTGACCTGGCAGGAAGGCTTCCAGACCGACAGTCGCGCCGAGGTCGAGGCCTACTGCCGGCAGACCGGTACCCAATGGACCTGGCTCGACGACCAGCGCCTGAATACCCGCCAGGTACGCCAGGCGATGGTGCGCCACCCGCTCAGCGGCGAGACGCTGTGGTTCAACCACGCGCACATGTTCCATGTCTCCAACATGCCGCCGGCCCTGGCCCGGGCCTTGCTCGACGAGGTCGGCGAACAGGGCCTGCCGCGCAACGCCTACTACGGCGACGGCAGCCCGATCGAGGCGGAGGTGCTGGACACCATCCGCGCCGCCTACCGCGAGGAAACCCGCGCGTTCGCCTGGGAGCGCGGCGATGTCCTGATGCTCGACAACTTCATCAGCGTCCACGGCCGCGAGCCGTACACCGGCGAGCGCAAGGTGCTGGTGGCGATGACCGACCTGCATGTCCACCAACCCTGA
- a CDS encoding non-ribosomal peptide synthetase, translating into MRPEVAQERRYLQGAPLGLELPGRIALRDPHCAWQWFEPEAAAEAFPAAHWLAAFLVLLGRYGNEEITLGFPEPITVRGRQAPALLRSAYRAMESSAERSARLAEELDDARRQLSADGQERAALAGCCAVQVLAARPTASSPGWLALVLAADGSVGLALRDPQYDELRRIAGHLARLARGLVDAQACVGRLPWLDADEERRLQALRSEPQAAPSRGVLHHLFEAQARRTPQRIAVHAADRSLSYAELERESAALAVRLRAAGVAPEQRVGVCLRRDSGLLVGLLGVLRAGGCYVPLDPAYPEERVAYMLDDADCLLVLVDASTRERVAALGRPCLTLEEGGDQANDLALPASEVGADHLAYIIYTSGSTGRPKGVAIEHGSAHAFLRWAGQHYAAEEWSGVLAATSVCFDLSVYELFGTLAEGGTLHLVENLFSLPDYPRRDEISLLNTVPSVCAALLALGDLPGGVRTLNLAGEPLRGHLVRQIRGQPQVRRLVNLYGPTEDTTYSTAHELDLHAEALDEPPIGRPLPGTTVEVLDGFEAPLPLGVAGELYLGGIGLARGYFGKPEQTAERFRVDPGSGERRYRTGDRVRMREDGVLEHLGRLDDQVKFNGFRIELGEIASCLASFPGVSEACAMLTEDSAGLRRLVGYLAAPFAPPLQALNEHLGQSLPHYMLPSAFVVLAELPKTLNGKIDRKALPRPQATGAEPQALPSDPLEQALHQAWQAQLGAPPRAGQGFYAAGGDSLRAVHLLATLRQRLSRRVPLQAFAGGPATPEALLELLRQAAPEGDEPEPSAGAAGLSLAERRLWVAQQLAPEDTSYNLLAHLRIVGATADAIEQALRQLLERHVALRRRVETGVDGPQPHALAAHAVPLQRLLASDAVHAERLLEDGVRREGARVFDLAHEAPARLLLVVTRDSARADLLLSVHHYAFDDVSLAVFAAELKTLLDGGRLGVLASTPEQVAARERAALASGRLDRVAERWAERLLPLAKAPGAAPARPEESGGRAGQRLALPVSAAVHAVCRALAERTSVSPFSAALQAFAEVLGAELGVDDLLVGVALAGRSRLEMQGLVGCFVNLLPLAVGLRPEQSVEWRLRQVGHDLLELLEHQDVPLECVTQALSQRGASGLPIRIACGAHNGRAAPAVDAGVRVEADFIPVPGARLDLTLWLEDQPQGWLAVWTGVSAIFDLHRIERLHQAWERRLLANAGEPISKRMSPEGCNAS; encoded by the coding sequence GTGCGCCCGGAGGTTGCGCAGGAGCGGCGCTACCTGCAAGGCGCCCCGCTGGGGCTGGAGTTGCCGGGACGAATCGCCTTGCGCGACCCGCATTGCGCCTGGCAATGGTTCGAGCCGGAGGCGGCCGCGGAAGCGTTCCCGGCGGCGCACTGGCTGGCGGCGTTCCTGGTACTGCTGGGACGCTACGGCAACGAAGAGATCACCCTGGGCTTTCCCGAGCCGATCACGGTTCGCGGGCGGCAGGCGCCCGCGCTGCTGCGTTCCGCCTACCGGGCGATGGAGTCGTCCGCCGAACGTAGCGCGCGGCTGGCGGAAGAACTCGATGACGCCCGGCGGCAGCTATCCGCCGACGGCCAGGAGCGCGCCGCCCTGGCCGGGTGCTGCGCGGTCCAGGTGCTGGCGGCGCGGCCAACGGCGAGCAGCCCCGGCTGGCTGGCCCTGGTGCTGGCGGCGGACGGCAGCGTCGGCCTGGCTCTGCGCGATCCCCAGTACGACGAATTGCGGCGTATCGCCGGCCATCTCGCGCGCCTGGCGCGCGGCCTGGTCGACGCCCAGGCCTGCGTCGGCCGGCTGCCCTGGCTGGACGCCGACGAAGAGCGCCGTTTGCAGGCCCTGCGCAGCGAGCCCCAGGCCGCCCCGTCGCGCGGCGTACTCCACCATCTGTTCGAGGCCCAGGCGCGGCGCACACCGCAGCGCATCGCCGTGCACGCCGCCGACCGTAGCCTCAGCTATGCCGAGCTGGAGCGCGAAAGCGCCGCGCTCGCCGTGCGCCTGCGCGCCGCCGGGGTGGCTCCGGAGCAGCGGGTCGGGGTCTGCCTGCGGCGCGACAGCGGCCTGCTGGTCGGCCTGCTTGGCGTGCTCCGCGCCGGCGGTTGCTACGTCCCGCTGGACCCGGCCTATCCGGAGGAGCGGGTGGCCTACATGCTCGACGACGCCGACTGCCTGCTGGTGCTGGTCGACGCGAGCACCCGCGAGCGGGTCGCCGCGCTGGGCCGGCCATGCCTGACGCTGGAGGAGGGCGGCGACCAGGCGAACGACCTGGCGCTGCCCGCGAGCGAGGTCGGCGCCGACCACCTCGCCTACATCATCTACACCTCCGGTTCCACCGGACGCCCCAAGGGCGTCGCCATCGAGCACGGCAGCGCCCATGCCTTCCTGCGCTGGGCCGGCCAGCACTATGCCGCCGAAGAATGGAGCGGGGTACTGGCGGCGACCTCGGTGTGCTTCGACCTGTCGGTCTACGAGCTGTTCGGCACCCTGGCCGAAGGCGGCACGCTGCACCTGGTGGAAAACCTGTTCAGCCTGCCGGACTACCCGCGCCGCGACGAGATCAGCCTGCTCAATACCGTGCCCTCGGTGTGTGCCGCGCTGCTCGCCCTCGGCGACCTGCCGGGCGGGGTGCGCACGCTGAACCTGGCCGGCGAACCGCTGCGCGGCCACCTGGTGCGACAGATTCGTGGCCAACCCCAGGTACGGCGCCTGGTCAATCTCTACGGGCCGACCGAGGACACCACCTATTCGACGGCGCACGAACTGGACCTGCACGCCGAAGCGCTCGACGAGCCGCCCATCGGCCGACCGCTGCCCGGCACCACGGTGGAGGTGCTCGACGGCTTCGAGGCGCCGCTGCCGCTGGGCGTGGCCGGGGAGCTGTACCTCGGCGGCATCGGCCTGGCGCGTGGCTATTTCGGCAAGCCGGAGCAGACCGCCGAGCGTTTCCGCGTCGATCCGGGCAGCGGCGAGCGCCGCTATCGCACCGGCGACCGCGTACGCATGCGCGAGGACGGCGTGCTGGAACACCTCGGCCGGCTCGACGACCAGGTCAAGTTCAACGGCTTCCGCATCGAGCTGGGCGAGATCGCCTCGTGCCTGGCGAGTTTTCCCGGGGTGAGCGAAGCCTGCGCCATGCTCACCGAGGACAGCGCCGGCCTGCGTCGGCTGGTCGGCTACCTGGCGGCGCCGTTCGCCCCGCCGCTCCAGGCGCTGAACGAGCACCTTGGGCAAAGTCTGCCGCACTACATGTTGCCGTCAGCGTTCGTGGTCCTGGCGGAGCTGCCCAAGACGCTCAACGGCAAGATCGACCGCAAGGCCCTGCCGCGTCCCCAGGCGACCGGCGCCGAGCCCCAGGCGCTGCCCAGCGATCCGCTGGAGCAGGCGCTACACCAGGCCTGGCAGGCGCAGCTTGGTGCGCCGCCGCGCGCCGGACAGGGCTTCTACGCCGCCGGCGGCGATTCCCTGCGGGCGGTGCACCTGCTCGCGACGCTGCGCCAGCGACTGTCCCGACGCGTACCGTTGCAGGCGTTCGCCGGTGGCCCGGCGACCCCCGAGGCCCTGCTGGAACTGCTGCGCCAGGCCGCGCCCGAGGGCGACGAGCCGGAGCCGAGCGCCGGCGCCGCCGGGCTGAGCCTCGCCGAACGGCGCCTGTGGGTGGCCCAGCAACTGGCGCCGGAGGACACCTCCTACAACCTGCTGGCCCACCTGCGCATAGTCGGCGCCACGGCCGACGCCATCGAACAGGCCTTGCGCCAGTTGCTGGAACGGCATGTGGCGCTGCGCCGGCGTGTCGAAACGGGCGTCGACGGGCCGCAGCCGCATGCGCTGGCGGCGCATGCGGTGCCCCTGCAACGCCTGCTGGCGAGCGACGCCGTCCACGCCGAGCGGTTGCTGGAGGATGGCGTGCGCCGTGAGGGCGCGCGAGTCTTCGACCTCGCCCACGAGGCGCCGGCACGCCTGCTGCTGGTCGTCACCCGCGACAGCGCGCGCGCCGACCTCCTGCTCAGCGTCCATCACTACGCCTTCGACGATGTGTCGCTGGCGGTCTTTGCCGCGGAACTGAAGACGCTGCTCGATGGCGGTCGCCTGGGCGTGCTCGCCAGTACGCCGGAACAGGTTGCCGCCCGCGAGCGCGCGGCGTTGGCCTCGGGACGCCTGGACCGTGTCGCCGAGCGCTGGGCTGAGCGTTTGTTGCCGCTGGCGAAGGCTCCCGGCGCCGCGCCGGCGCGCCCGGAGGAGAGCGGCGGGCGCGCCGGCCAACGCCTCGCCCTGCCGGTTTCCGCCGCCGTCCATGCCGTCTGCCGGGCGCTGGCCGAACGCACCTCGGTAAGCCCGTTCAGTGCTGCGCTACAGGCCTTCGCCGAAGTGCTCGGCGCCGAACTGGGCGTCGACGACCTGCTCGTCGGCGTGGCCCTGGCCGGGCGTTCGCGCCTGGAAATGCAGGGGCTGGTCGGCTGCTTCGTCAACCTCCTGCCGCTGGCGGTCGGCCTGCGTCCGGAGCAGTCCGTGGAGTGGCGCCTGCGCCAGGTCGGCCATGATCTGCTGGAACTGCTCGAACACCAGGACGTGCCCCTCGAATGCGTGACCCAGGCCCTGAGCCAGCGCGGCGCCAGCGGCCTGCCGATCCGCATCGCCTGCGGCGCGCACAACGGTCGGGCGGCCCCGGCGGTGGATGCCGGGGTGCGCGTCGAAGCCGACTTCATCCCGGTGCCTGGCGCGCGCCTGGACCTGACGCTGTGGCTGGAAGACCAGCCGCAGGGTTGGCTGGCCGTCTGGACCGGGGTCAGCGCGATCTTCGACCTGCACCGCATCGAGCGCCTGCACCAGGCCTGGGAGCGGCGCCTGCTGGCGAATGCCGGCGAACCTATCTCGAAACGCATGTCGCCGGAGGGCTGCAACGCTTCCTGA
- a CDS encoding LysE family translocator → MSLSVDLLLAFSLFAFVTSVTPGPNNTMLLASGVNFGFVRSIPHILGISCGFFIMVMAVGFGLGTVFEAYPVLYTILRYVGAAYLLYLAWKIATSGPAGNDPEGRGKPLSYWGAAAFQWVNPKAWVMAVGAISTYTPLQGYFTNVVVISTVFALINAPTIGIWAGFGSMLRNVLRDPRWLRVFNVGMALLLVASLYPILAESHSA, encoded by the coding sequence ATGTCGCTCTCCGTGGATCTGCTGCTGGCGTTCTCCCTGTTCGCCTTCGTCACCTCCGTCACGCCCGGTCCGAACAACACCATGTTGCTGGCCTCGGGGGTCAACTTCGGTTTCGTCCGCTCCATCCCGCACATCCTCGGGATCAGTTGCGGCTTCTTCATCATGGTGATGGCGGTGGGCTTCGGCCTGGGCACGGTGTTCGAGGCCTATCCGGTGCTGTACACCATCCTGCGCTACGTCGGCGCGGCCTACCTGCTGTACCTGGCCTGGAAGATCGCCACGTCCGGCCCGGCCGGCAACGACCCGGAGGGACGTGGCAAGCCGTTGAGCTACTGGGGCGCGGCGGCGTTCCAGTGGGTCAACCCGAAGGCCTGGGTGATGGCGGTCGGCGCCATAAGCACCTATACGCCGTTGCAGGGCTACTTCACCAACGTGGTGGTGATCTCGACGGTATTTGCCCTGATCAACGCGCCGACCATCGGAATCTGGGCCGGTTTCGGCAGCATGCTGCGCAACGTGCTGCGCGATCCGCGCTGGCTGAGGGTGTTCAACGTAGGGATGGCGCTGCTGTTGGTCGCGTCGCTGTACCCGATCCTCGCGGAAAGCCATTCGGCCTGA